The Streptomyces sp. NBC_01244 genome contains a region encoding:
- a CDS encoding biotin-dependent carboxyltransferase family protein, with translation MRALEVVRAGALTTVQDLGRPGYAHLGVPRSGALDTGAHGLANRLLGNPSGAAVLETTLDGVGLRAVGGPVIVAVTGAPCAVRVDGRAAAWGAPVLLRAGAELEVGRAESGLRGYVAVRGGFAVGPVLGSRSTDLLSGLGPPVLSAGTLLPVGAPGPDPVAGADAPAAPGPPPELVLPLRLGPRADWFTAESVTGLLLRAVYRVSAASNRIGLRTEGPPLVRSRGGELPSEGMVLGAVQVPPDGQPVVFLADHPVTGGYPVVGVVPPGPALDAAAQARPGVPVRFVRSR, from the coding sequence GTGAGGGCCCTGGAGGTCGTACGGGCGGGCGCGCTGACCACCGTCCAGGACCTTGGGCGGCCCGGGTACGCCCACCTCGGTGTCCCCCGTTCGGGGGCCCTCGACACGGGGGCGCACGGGCTGGCGAACCGGCTGCTGGGCAACCCGTCGGGAGCGGCGGTGCTGGAGACGACCCTGGACGGCGTGGGTCTGCGGGCGGTGGGCGGCCCGGTGATCGTGGCGGTGACCGGGGCGCCCTGCGCGGTACGGGTCGACGGGCGCGCGGCGGCCTGGGGAGCCCCGGTCCTGCTGCGCGCCGGGGCGGAGCTGGAGGTGGGCCGGGCGGAGTCGGGCCTGCGCGGCTACGTCGCGGTGCGGGGAGGGTTCGCGGTCGGGCCGGTGCTCGGCAGTCGCTCGACCGATCTGCTTTCGGGCCTGGGCCCGCCGGTCCTGTCGGCGGGGACGCTGCTGCCGGTGGGCGCGCCGGGTCCGGATCCGGTGGCCGGGGCGGACGCCCCGGCGGCGCCGGGCCCGCCCCCGGAACTGGTGCTTCCGCTGCGGCTGGGGCCACGGGCCGACTGGTTCACGGCGGAGTCGGTGACGGGACTGCTGCTGCGGGCGGTGTACCGGGTCTCGGCCGCTTCGAACCGCATCGGGCTGCGCACGGAGGGGCCGCCGCTGGTCCGGAGCCGGGGCGGGGAGCTGCCGAGCGAGGGGATGGTGCTCGGTGCGGTTCAGGTTCCGCCGGACGGGCAGCCGGTGGTCTTCCTGGCCGACCACCCGGTCACCGGCGGCTATCCGGTCGTCGGCGTCGTCCCGCCGGGCCCCGCGCTCGACGCGGCGGCCCAGGCCCGGCCGGGGGTGCCCGTGCGGTTCGTGCGCAGCCGCTGA
- a CDS encoding LamB/YcsF family protein, with the protein MASMITPETPAAGPVIDLNADLGEGFGRWTLTDDEALLSVVTSANVACGFHAGDPSIMRRVCELAAARGVRIGAQVSYRDLAGFGRRSMDVPAGELADEVAYQIGALEVFARAAGSRVSYVKPHGALYNRTVHDSGQAGAVVAGVLLAAGPGGLPVLGLPGSLLLAAAGRAGLATVPEAFADRAYTPAGTLVPRGEPGAVVHDPDAVVARAVDMAAGHEVTAADGTRIPVAARSLCLHGDTPGAAELALRVRGALGGAGVRVEAFA; encoded by the coding sequence ATGGCTTCCATGATCACGCCGGAGACCCCGGCGGCCGGCCCCGTGATCGATCTCAACGCCGACCTCGGCGAGGGCTTCGGGCGGTGGACGCTGACCGACGACGAGGCCCTGCTGTCCGTCGTCACGAGCGCCAACGTCGCCTGCGGCTTCCACGCCGGCGACCCGTCCATCATGCGCCGCGTCTGCGAGCTGGCGGCCGCCCGCGGGGTGCGGATCGGCGCGCAGGTCTCGTACCGGGACCTGGCGGGCTTCGGCCGCCGCTCCATGGACGTGCCGGCCGGGGAGCTGGCCGACGAGGTGGCCTACCAGATCGGGGCGCTGGAGGTCTTCGCGCGGGCGGCCGGTTCCCGGGTGTCGTACGTGAAACCGCACGGGGCCCTCTACAACCGCACCGTGCACGACTCCGGCCAGGCCGGCGCCGTCGTGGCCGGGGTGCTGCTCGCGGCCGGTCCCGGCGGGCTCCCGGTGCTCGGGCTGCCCGGTTCCCTGCTGCTCGCCGCCGCCGGGCGGGCCGGGCTGGCGACCGTCCCGGAGGCCTTCGCCGACCGCGCGTACACGCCCGCGGGCACCCTCGTACCGCGCGGTGAGCCGGGCGCCGTGGTCCACGACCCGGACGCGGTGGTGGCCCGCGCGGTGGACATGGCCGCCGGGCACGAGGTGACTGCCGCCGACGGCACCCGGATCCCGGTGGCCGCCCGCTCCCTGTGCCTGCACGGGGACACCCCCGGGGCGGCGGAGCTGGCCCTGCGCGTCCGCGGGGCGCTCGGCGGCGCCGGGGTCCGGGTGGAGGCCTTCGCGTGA
- a CDS encoding sensor histidine kinase, with the protein MRFRGKSIRRKIVALLLVPLVSLTALWAFATVITGRQAVQLLGVAYVIDKVGYPVEDVVRVIQKERRQTLVVIGDPRAAVANTELLLSRAATDEAVEKISADATDPEVADELDPASLRHLSSVLEAFRSIGALRSAVDGGSLDTNQALELYNRLVDPCYDFLMNLHALQDVEMDKQGRALVGITRARETLSREDALIAGALAARNVSQADIRHASDFVANRKLLYEFNLAILPASDREQFEQYWNNPESRSLREAEERFLVQGPTHSPRNVTATQWDAAAGKVLEDLAVMGTAAGDRYQKRVEPVAMDVLVQAALAGVLGFIALIVSLVLSMRIGRGLIRDLSRLRKEAHEVSGIRLPGVMRRLAAGEHVDVETEAPRLEYEKDEVGQVGQALNTLQRAAIEAAVKQAELRRGVSEVFVNLARRNQVLLHRQLTLLDTMERRTEDTEELADLFRLDHMTTRMRRHAEGLVILSGAAPSRQWRKPIQLMDVVRAAVAEVEDYERIEVRRLPRLGIAGPAVADVTHLIAELLENATVFSPPHTAVQVLGERVANGFTLEIHDRGLGMTPEALFDANLRLSETSEFELSDTDRLGLFVVSRLAHRHEVKVRLQISPYGGTTAVVFLPVALLTEAPETNGAGIRLAGKAPGGPVGASRRRAVAESGAAGRRLPAGAERGPVELEAPIGMLELDEPVPAPEDAPDGTAGSAGAAGLTGVSGAKGRPAMATLDDETPPNGISRTSLLGLRPPGRPHTDRHTDHGGPRKGDRSADRMGERAADGSGDRAGLWKGDRSADAPAERGGARLTDRDPGRDGLRDRDRSHDRGRDRDRRDHRDREREPLPPTGPVRLEPARADSARPDGARSPGAVPLPRRRPTPTLVAEHGRRVEPRPVSAVPDPAQEAPVPNGTAHPAAAPSGATLPRRIRQASLAPQLKDAPAPAPAEAAADPGADRDAEDVRRRMSSLQRGWTAGRDHHARQQAPQAQQAERTEQPADPTQQARRPAPHQSVTEAGNSAATGPGSENEGDGR; encoded by the coding sequence ATGCGCTTTCGCGGGAAGTCCATCCGCCGGAAGATCGTGGCGTTGCTCCTTGTGCCGCTCGTCTCCCTGACCGCCCTCTGGGCCTTCGCAACGGTGATCACCGGCCGGCAGGCCGTCCAACTCCTCGGTGTCGCCTACGTCATCGACAAGGTCGGCTACCCCGTGGAGGACGTCGTCCGCGTCATCCAGAAGGAGCGCCGCCAGACCCTCGTGGTCATCGGCGACCCGCGCGCCGCCGTCGCCAACACCGAGCTGCTCCTGAGCCGTGCGGCCACCGACGAGGCGGTCGAGAAGATCTCCGCCGACGCCACGGACCCCGAGGTCGCCGACGAACTCGACCCGGCCTCCTTGCGGCACTTGAGCTCCGTCCTCGAGGCGTTCCGCAGCATCGGAGCGCTGCGCAGCGCGGTGGACGGGGGCTCCCTCGACACCAACCAGGCGCTGGAGCTCTACAACCGGCTCGTGGACCCCTGCTACGACTTCCTCATGAACCTCCACGCGCTCCAGGACGTGGAGATGGACAAGCAGGGCCGCGCCCTCGTCGGCATCACCCGTGCCCGCGAGACGCTCTCCCGCGAGGACGCCCTGATCGCCGGGGCCCTGGCCGCCCGCAACGTCAGCCAGGCGGACATCCGGCACGCCTCCGACTTCGTGGCCAACCGCAAGCTGCTCTACGAGTTCAACCTCGCGATCCTCCCGGCCTCCGACCGGGAGCAGTTCGAGCAGTACTGGAACAACCCGGAGAGCCGTTCCCTGCGCGAGGCAGAGGAACGATTCCTCGTCCAGGGTCCGACCCACAGCCCGCGCAACGTGACCGCCACCCAGTGGGACGCCGCCGCCGGCAAGGTGCTCGAAGACCTCGCCGTCATGGGCACCGCCGCGGGCGACCGCTATCAAAAGCGCGTCGAACCCGTGGCCATGGACGTCCTGGTGCAGGCCGCCCTCGCCGGGGTGCTCGGGTTCATCGCCCTCATCGTCTCCCTCGTCCTGTCGATGCGCATCGGCCGCGGACTGATCCGCGACCTGTCCCGGCTCCGCAAGGAGGCCCACGAGGTCTCCGGCATCCGCCTGCCCGGCGTGATGCGCCGCCTCGCCGCGGGCGAGCACGTGGACGTGGAGACCGAAGCCCCCCGCCTGGAGTACGAGAAGGACGAGGTCGGCCAAGTCGGCCAGGCCCTCAACACCCTCCAGCGCGCGGCCATCGAGGCCGCCGTCAAGCAGGCCGAGCTGCGCCGCGGGGTCTCCGAGGTCTTCGTCAACCTGGCCCGCCGCAACCAGGTGCTGCTGCACCGCCAGCTGACCCTGCTCGACACCATGGAGCGGCGCACCGAGGACACCGAGGAGCTCGCCGACCTCTTCCGCCTCGACCACATGACCACCCGCATGCGCCGCCACGCCGAGGGCCTGGTGATCCTCTCCGGAGCCGCGCCCTCCCGCCAGTGGCGCAAGCCCATCCAACTGATGGACGTCGTACGGGCCGCCGTCGCCGAGGTGGAGGACTACGAGCGCATCGAGGTACGGCGGCTGCCGCGCCTGGGCATCGCGGGCCCGGCCGTGGCCGACGTCACCCACCTCATCGCCGAACTCCTGGAGAACGCCACCGTCTTCTCCCCGCCGCACACGGCCGTCCAGGTCCTGGGCGAGCGCGTGGCCAACGGTTTCACCCTGGAGATCCACGACCGCGGCCTCGGCATGACCCCCGAGGCGCTCTTCGACGCGAACCTCCGGCTCAGCGAGACCTCCGAGTTCGAACTCTCCGACACCGACCGGCTCGGCCTGTTCGTCGTCAGCCGGCTCGCACACCGCCACGAGGTCAAGGTCCGCCTCCAGATCAGCCCCTACGGAGGCACCACCGCGGTGGTCTTCCTCCCGGTGGCCCTGCTGACGGAGGCTCCCGAGACCAATGGCGCCGGCATCCGGCTGGCCGGCAAGGCGCCCGGCGGACCGGTGGGCGCCTCCCGGCGGAGGGCCGTCGCCGAGAGCGGCGCCGCGGGCCGCCGGCTTCCTGCCGGCGCCGAGCGAGGCCCCGTCGAGCTGGAGGCCCCGATCGGCATGCTGGAGCTGGACGAGCCCGTCCCGGCCCCGGAGGACGCCCCCGACGGCACCGCGGGCTCCGCCGGAGCCGCCGGGCTCACCGGGGTCTCCGGAGCCAAGGGCAGGCCCGCCATGGCCACCCTCGACGACGAGACCCCGCCGAACGGCATCTCGCGCACCTCCCTGCTCGGCTTGCGCCCGCCCGGCCGCCCGCACACGGACCGGCACACCGACCACGGCGGTCCCCGCAAGGGCGACCGCAGCGCCGACCGCATGGGCGAGCGGGCCGCGGACGGCTCCGGCGACCGCGCGGGCCTCTGGAAGGGCGACCGGTCCGCCGACGCCCCCGCCGAGCGGGGCGGCGCCCGGCTCACCGACCGCGACCCGGGCCGGGACGGCCTGCGCGACCGCGACCGGAGCCACGACCGCGGCCGGGACCGTGACCGCCGTGACCACCGCGACCGCGAGCGGGAGCCCCTCCCGCCCACCGGCCCGGTCCGCCTGGAGCCGGCGCGCGCGGACTCCGCCCGCCCCGACGGTGCCCGCTCGCCCGGCGCCGTACCGCTCCCGCGACGCCGCCCGACCCCGACCCTGGTGGCCGAGCACGGCCGCCGCGTGGAGCCACGTCCCGTCTCGGCGGTCCCGGACCCCGCGCAGGAGGCGCCGGTCCCGAACGGCACGGCGCACCCCGCGGCCGCGCCCTCCGGGGCGACCCTGCCCCGCCGGATCCGCCAGGCCAGCCTCGCCCCCCAGCTCAAGGACGCCCCGGCCCCGGCCCCCGCCGAAGCCGCCGCGGACCCGGGGGCCGACCGCGACGCCGAGGACGTACGCCGGCGCATGTCCTCGCTCCAGCGCGGCTGGACCGCGGGCCGAGACCACCACGCGCGGCAGCAGGCACCGCAGGCACAGCAGGCAGAACGGACAGAGCAGCCGGCCGACCCGACGCAGCAAGCACGGCGCCCCGCACCACACCAGTCCGTGACCGAGGCCGGCAACTCTGCCGCCACCGGTCCCGGAAGCGAGAACGAAGGGGACGGTCGATGA
- a CDS encoding 5-oxoprolinase subunit B family protein: protein MRVLEAGTGALLLEVDSAEEVAALHAELLRRRDAGELGGVRDIVPAARTVLLDGVREPRALADRIVRWRVAPLAPADGPPPVTVAVRYDGPDLAEVAALWEVSPGEVPGIVGAITFRVAFCGFAPGFGYLTGLPARLHLPRRATPRTAVPAGSLALAGEYAGVYPRSSPGGWQLIGSTDAVLWDPAREPAALFAPGVRVRFAETEAAP, encoded by the coding sequence GTGAGGGTGCTGGAGGCCGGAACCGGGGCGCTGCTGCTGGAGGTGGATTCCGCCGAGGAGGTGGCCGCGCTCCACGCGGAGCTGCTGCGCCGCCGGGACGCGGGCGAGCTGGGCGGCGTACGGGACATCGTGCCGGCGGCCCGGACGGTCCTGCTGGACGGGGTGCGGGAGCCGCGCGCCCTCGCGGACCGGATCGTCCGCTGGCGGGTCGCCCCCCTGGCGCCGGCCGACGGGCCGCCCCCGGTGACGGTCGCGGTGCGCTACGACGGTCCGGACCTCGCGGAGGTGGCCGCGCTGTGGGAGGTGTCCCCCGGGGAGGTGCCCGGCATCGTCGGCGCGATCACCTTCCGGGTGGCCTTCTGCGGGTTCGCCCCGGGCTTCGGCTACCTGACGGGCCTGCCTGCCCGCCTCCACCTGCCCCGGCGCGCGACGCCCCGTACGGCGGTGCCCGCGGGCTCGCTGGCCTTGGCGGGCGAGTACGCGGGGGTCTACCCGCGCTCCTCCCCCGGCGGCTGGCAGCTGATCGGGTCCACCGACGCGGTGCTGTGGGATCCGGCGCGCGAGCCGGCCGCGCTGTTCGCGCCGGGGGTACGGGTGCGGTTCGCCGAGACGGAGGCGGCACCGTGA